From Parafrankia discariae, one genomic window encodes:
- a CDS encoding GlsB/YeaQ/YmgE family stress response membrane protein: MLTFLVVMVLLGLIAGAVARLVLPGPDPIGILGTIAVGVVGSFVGGFLGYLLFNKDIGEGALQPSGIIGSIIGAIIVLALWRTFNGRGLSRSRTSHSRRYARR, encoded by the coding sequence ATGCTGACTTTCCTCGTCGTCATGGTCCTGCTCGGTCTGATCGCCGGCGCGGTCGCGCGTCTGGTTCTCCCCGGCCCGGACCCGATCGGAATTCTCGGCACGATCGCCGTGGGCGTCGTCGGATCCTTCGTCGGAGGTTTCCTCGGTTACCTCCTGTTCAACAAGGACATCGGTGAGGGCGCGCTCCAGCCGTCCGGCATCATTGGTTCGATCATCGGCGCGATCATCGTGCTGGCGCTCTGGAGGACCTTCAACGGCCGTGGCCTCTCCCGGTCGCGGACCTCGCACAGCCGTCGGTACGCCCGCCGG